In Drechmeria coniospora strain ARSEF 6962 chromosome 03, whole genome shotgun sequence, the DNA window TGTCTACTCGAGCATCTGGCCCGTGTCTGATCCCACGCCTCTCTCCAAGGCCTGGCCAGTCCCACCCGTCACTGACGTGTATGGTCCAGGATGGACTTCATGCGACGCAAGGCCAAGGAATTCCGTTGAGCTAGCACCCCAAGGCATCTCTGTGTGATTGCCGAATGATGTTTTCCAGCAGGAAAGACATGGGCTGCGTTGCGTGCTTGCGAGCATGTTCCTGTTGCTCCGCTGTACGCCCTGCGAATACACGTATGCGGCATCATGTATGCACTCGCATCGCGTCATATGAGTGGCGGATCAAGTGATGAGATGGGCATCCTGCAGCTGGCATGGCAGCAAGACCTGGCTGCCTGTCTTCCTGCCTGCCTATGTCGTCTCCTTCTTCGGCGGCCCAAGCcgcttgtacttgcgcgGGTCCTTTCTGCTCATCATCCGCTGGTCTCGCGTGCCTCGACCTCCCTCCCAGAAGCCCTTGCCCttccggccgacgacgctgcggcCGCAGTAGGAGCAGGCGGTGACGGAAAAGTGCTGCTCCCTGCTGCACCAGCCGCAGATCATCCGGTTGGCCCATTCGTTGACGtggtcctcggcctcgtcgtggcaCCGGTCGCACGCGTGCACCTTGCTGCAGCAGGAGAAGCGAAACCAGCGGTACGACTTGCGGTAGTGCTCGCACGTGCCGCGGCCCGGGAGCGGCTCGCCCGCCTGCAGGCCGAGCTTCTCCATCTTCCGCCGCGGACccatggtcggcggcggcgccgatccCGCCGAGATGAAGAGGAACTTGACCTCGGGAATCTTAAAGGTGAACTTGCCGTGGCACTCGCGGCAGACGTTGGTCGTGCTCTCGCCCCGCACCGAGACGAGGCCttggccggccgtcgagcacgtcgagcacgtcggcacGAAGCTGCTCGGCAGCATGTCGGCCACCTTGCAGCCGGAGAGGTCCAGGAATCCGGCCCTTGCTGAGTGTTGGTGCACGAGCCGCTGGTGGAAGGTGGCCGTCAGCTGGGTGGCGCACTTCTTGCAGCTCGACACCTTCTCCGTGCCCGGCTTCAGGCCTGTCATGTCGTTGACCGTCTTGCACCGCTCGCATTTGACGCTGACGCCGAGGCTCGAAACTTGAATCACTTCGATGCCGTGCAGCTCGATCGAGGGGAACGACATCATGGTGCCTCTCTCCTGCGTCGTAGTCGCTTTGGTGCCCTTTGTCGCGAAGCCGTCTGCCTCACCCGCACCCGTCGCCACACCGCCGTCCGATTCTTCCgtttccgacgacgacgacgacgagtctaCTTCTTCGTCGGCAGTACGATCCCATTCTGGCGGTCGCGGGATCGTCTTGACATGCGTCTTCtcacccgccgtcgccggctccgagGCGCCGGCAGCATGACTATCTCGAGCCGACCCCTGCGTCTCCGACGGGACCTTCTctttctccttctccttcgcAGCCTGTGCTGCCAAGGTTCGTGCTTGCTTCTCCAGACTGTGCAGGTTCTGCGCCAGGTAGTTCACGTGACTCGTTAGCGACATCTGCTTCTGCTCCGCCGCCTTCTGGGCGAAGAGatcctcgaccggctcggcgtcgacagccTCCGCCTCGTTCAGCTGAACGCGGAGGTCCTGGAGGGGGTACAGCAACGGCACGATCAGGTGAAGGCTGTTTACGGACCGGAGCCCTGGCGAAAGGTCGCTTCGTCGCTTCGGCTCCATCGGAATGGtgaagacgacgccgtcggcggagcgAGAGAAGCGGGCGACCCTGCCCATTCGCGCCTCGAGTTGGCGTACTTCCTGCGCTCTCcgcgccttggcctcggcgacctgCTCCCTCGTGTAAACGACCTCGGGAACGTACGGCCTCGGCGATTGTGCCGACTCCGGCTTGACtttctcgctcgccgccgacgtcgtcttggccgtcgccggtcCCAGATGTCTCGTGTCCTTTGTGTCCTTGAACGTGACCAGCTTGACCGTCTCGGCCTTTTGCTCCGAGAGATATTTTTCGAGATTCCTGTCAAGGGAATGAACAAGAGAGAGAATGGTGGCGGCCTTTTTTGCTTCCGCAAGCCTCTCCCATCCCCTCTCGATGTTGATGCCGAAGCCTCGCGGCATGTCACTGTTCCTGACCCGGAGCGACGGCCTTTCGTCCGGATAGCGGGCAGGGATGCGCAGCTCACAGTGAAGGTATGCGAGCTCAAAGGGGAAATCGGGGTCCGACGGTGCCATCTTGAAGACGAGCACCGTCGAGCCGGATTCTTCAGCCCACTCCTTGGGGGAGAAGCGGCGgcgcagctgctcgagctggtAGCCTCGCGGGTCTTCGGCCTGCGAGGAGGGCACCGGCCTGGAGACGACGCGCAGCGCGGGCTCCGTCACAGCCTGTGCACGGGCCCCTGGCGAGGTCTTTTGTTCCGGTTGGAGAGAAATCATGTCAGGGGCTGTTGAACTTTGGTGGCGGAATTTGGGGAACTCCAGGGTGTGATTGTCCAGAGATTTCGTCGCTTGATTGACTGCCCAAGAGAAGGGGGAGGATGCGACCGAGGAAAATCGGCCAACACGTTGCTGACGCAGGGTTTTCCGCAGTAGAGGAGTAGAAAGAACAAACGCTGCTGTCTGTGATGGAGCAAAGAGATGATGCAAGTTGAGGCGAGACGAGGAACGGACGTTGGCAGATATCTAGGTACTGGCCTGTACTTGAAGGTAGGTACGACGCACAGCAGTGCTGGTTGGTTGGTCGTCGATGTCGTTGCAAGATACCCCTTCCAAGTACCCACCCATCTCTGCTGCGCACTAACCTCCCGAAAGAATCACGCTATGCTCCTCTGAGCCGTCGTCTGGTGATGGCTTATACCTGCCGTGACTGGTGCGTCAGTGACTCGTAGGTGAGTCATCTTGGCTGATGGCACTGTTTCCCCCTTTCCACGTCCCGGCTCGGAAAGACAGTATTAGTCCTTGATGGCGAGTACTAACCTGCTTGTAttgtattacagtacatgcgtATACTGTGTCAGAAACTCGCTATTACTGCCCCGCCCTTGAGGAAGAGCCCAACCTAATCGATGGCGAATAATGGATGATGAGGGGCGTCAGGTTGGCGATGACTCCTCACAAGACCACGTTCCCCCGCTCCTAGCTTAGGATGCGGGCCATGATTGCTGCCATCGATCATCTCACGACAAGAAAGCCGACACCTCGGGTATGTTCTTGGTCTGGAGAGCCGACGTTTTCGGGATAGGACTTGGCGTGCGGGAAGATGATGGTCGGACGGTCGAACACGTCGGGAAGCTTGCTCGCTCGTGACACTTGCCGATGCGTGCTGCGGTGCCTATTTCTGATGCTGAATGGTGGTGCGGGAATGGCCAATGTCCCAAGCATGCGTTGATCTTGCGGTGGATGACAGCAGGATCCGTCCAATCCAACTTGGTGCCAGCGAGGGGATGCAGGACGATGGATGGCGAATGCTTCCTGCCATCCATGcgcacgtacatgcatgcacaacACACCTGCGCACTCACATACCTAACAGAGACTTCTCCTCCCAGTCCATCGTCATGCTACGACGCCCTTGGCTGAGGCTATGCCGTCGGTCACTTGCGTCTTGTTACAGAGTCTAACTCCGTCAAAGGACGATGCCGGAGAAGAAGGCATCCGGCACGGGTCGCGCAGATGTCGCGAACACGGTTCCCGTGTGGCTAAGCCTGCCGCTGCTATGACGAGTTTCCAGCAGCCAGAGCAGGGAGAAAGAGTGTTTGTGGGCGTCGTGACGGGCCCGTCGAGTGACGAGCGCCTGACGTAGGAGAAGGAACCTGAGCGGGGGGTGTCGAGATTGCACGAACGATTTCGACATCGGTCCTGGTCCAACTTGAAGTAGAGGGACTTTCAGCGGCAGATGGCTCTTCATCCGCATGTATGGATGCCCAAATACGTGTACAGGCAACGTGGATGCGACTGCGTGCCGAGTACGAGTTCCTCGCAGGTCGATTCCGCTTGGGACACTGTGCATGCTGCACTGCGAAAGCCGGACCCAGGACAAGACGTGACAACTGGTGCTGAAGGTGCCTCGAAAGCGACAACGCCGTCACTCCCGTGAGCATGCGGGCAGTCCGTGTACGTCGACGACCGCGGATGTGCGCGCACAAGACTAAATGGAACGTACCGCCCTTTTCGGGGTGCAGTCAGGGACGCCCATTGCGGGAGGGCACGATTcaagtagggagtacggagtacagcggACGCCGATGCATCGCATCTGCAGATCGTCCCATTTTGGGTCTTTCAGCAGACATGAATGCCTGCAACGGCGACGCTGAGGTGAAGGGACGGAATGGAGTCGTGACGGCACGCGATGTGACGAGATGGATGACGAGATGAATGACGAGATGAGATTAGTCGTGCGTGCGTGCTGACATGTGGCATGCAGAGGGGTGAGACGAGACCGTGACGGGCTCGAACAGTTGCGGCTGCTACAAGCGATTGGGGGGAGGTATGCATTCGGCAAAATGGTTCATCGATCGAGCCGTGCGCGAGCAAGCCATCGACTGGAGTGAATGGGCGAGAGAGAGATGGAGGAGCGAACTGGAGAATTTTTCACTacgtgacggtgacggcgacgggaacGGCGTGAAGGCAACAAGCAGCAAGGCATCATGGGGGAAGGAACGAGTCCCTGCACATgctcgatgatgatgatgtactttgtactccgtacaccgaccgaccgacccGACTCTGCTCTGACATTCTGGGGCAGAAACAGGGAAGACGCAGAGGCAGCAATAAACTTGGACAGTGGACGAGCCAGGCTGACGCAATGGGATGCCCCAGGCCATGCAGCCCGCCCGTCGCTCAGTCGTTTAGTTCGTCTCTCAGTCCTTCGGTCCGTCATTCAGCTCAATCATGCCGTCCCTCGGTCGTCGTCACTCGAAgcacccctccccccctcctcgaGCCGCGCCGCGGTACGAGTCCGGTTCACCGACCTGGACGTGCGACTCTGGTGCGTGATTCCGCGACGTCGAACAAAAGGCCAGGAGGAGACCCGAAGCTGGTGTCGTGTGAGTTTGTGTACACACGCCTTCGTCATGGTGGGATGCCAGCGAAGCAATCATCAG includes these proteins:
- a CDS encoding CHY zinc finger domain protein, whose product is MISLQPEQKTSPGARAQAVTEPALRVVSRPVPSSQAEDPRGYQLEQLRRRFSPKEWAEESGSTVLVFKMAPSDPDFPFELAYLHCELRIPARYPDERPSLRVRNSDMPRGFGINIERGWERLAEAKKAATILSLVHSLDRNLEKYLSEQKAETVKLVTFKDTKDTRHLGPATAKTTSAASEKVKPESAQSPRPYVPEVVYTREQVAEAKARRAQEVRQLEARMGRVARFSRSADGVVFTIPMEPKRRSDLSPGLRSVNSLHLIVPLLYPLQDLRVQLNEAEAVDAEPVEDLFAQKAAEQKQMSLTSHVNYLAQNLHSLEKQARTLAAQAAKEKEKEKVPSETQGSARDSHAAGASEPATAGEKTHVKTIPRPPEWDRTADEEVDSSSSSSETEESDGGVATGAGEADGFATKGTKATTTQERGTMMSFPSIELHGIEVIQVSSLGVSVKCERCKTVNDMTGLKPGTEKVSSCKKCATQLTATFHQRLVHQHSARAGFLDLSGCKVADMLPSSFVPTCSTCSTAGQGLVSVRGESTTNVCRECHGKFTFKIPEVKFLFISAGSAPPPTMGPRRKMEKLGLQAGEPLPGRGTCEHYRKSYRWFRFSCCSKVHACDRCHDEAEDHVNEWANRMICGWCSREQHFSVTACSYCGRSVVGRKGKGFWEGGRGTRDQRMMSRKDPRKYKRLGPPKKETT